One Cygnus olor isolate bCygOlo1 unplaced genomic scaffold, bCygOlo1.pri.v2 scaffold_78_ctg1, whole genome shotgun sequence genomic window carries:
- the LOC121063406 gene encoding olfactory receptor 14J1-like, with protein sequence MPNSSSVSEFLLLAFADTRELQLLHFGLFLGIYLAALLGNGLILTAVACHHRLHTPMYFFLLNLALLDLGSISTTLPKAMANALWDTRAISYQGCAAQVFFSVFLVGAEFSLLTVMSYDRYVAICKPLHYGSLVGSRACAQMAAAAWGSGFLNAVLHTATTFSLPLCQGNAVDQFFCEIPHILKLSCSDTYLREVGALVFTLSLIFLCFLYIVVSYVQIYRAVLRMPSEQGRHKAFSMCLPHLAVVSLFVSTGMFAYLKPPSISSPSQDLVFAFLYSVLPPAVNPLIYSMRNQELRNALRKLLS encoded by the coding sequence atgcccaacagcagctctgtgagcgagttcctcctgctggcattcgcagacacgcgggagctgcagctcctgcacttcgggctcttcctgggcatctacctggctgccctcctgggcaacggcctcatcctcaccgccgtagcctgccaccaccgcctccacacccccatgtacttcttcctcctcaacctcgccctccttgACCTGGGatccatctccaccactctgcccaaagccatggccaatgccctctgggacaccagggccatctcctaTCAAGGGTGTGCTGCACAGgtcttcttttctgtcttcttggTTGGAGCAGAGTTTTCCCTTCTCACTGTCATGTCCTACGAccgctacgttgccatctgcaagcccctgcactacgggagcctcgtgggcagcagagcttgtgcccagatggcagcagctgcctggggcagtggctttctcaatgctgtcctgcacacggccactacattttccctgcccctctgccaaggcaatgctgtggaccagttcttctgtgagaTCCCCCacatcctcaagctctcctgctcagacacctacctcagggaagttgGGGCACTTGTCTTTACTCTTTccttaatatttctttgttttctttacattgtGGTGTCCTACGTGCAGATTTACAGGGcggtgctgaggatgccctctgagcagggccggcacaaagccttttccatgtGCCTCCCGCACCTGGCCGTGGTCTCCCTGTTTGTCAGCACTGGCAtgtttgcctacctgaagcccccctccatctcctccccatcccaggACCtggtatttgcatttttgtactcggtgctgcctccagcagtgaaccccctcatctacagcatgaggaaccaggaacTGAGAAATGCACTAAGGAAATTGCTTTCATAG
- the LOC121063402 gene encoding olfactory receptor 14J1-like produces the protein MSNRSAISEFLLLAFADTRELQLLHFALFLGIYLAALLGNGLILTAVACHHRLHTPMYFFLLNLALLDLGCISTTLPKAMANALWDTRAISYQGCAAQVFLFVLLMSAEYSLLTVMAYDRYAAICKPLHYGSLVGSRACAQMAAAAWGSGFLNAVLHTATTFSLPLCQGNAVDQFFCEIPHILKLSCSDAYLREVGALVFSFSLAFGCFVFLVLSYIQIFRAVLRMPSEQGQHKAFSMCLPHVAVVSLFVSTAMVAYLKPPSISSPSLDLVFAFLYSVLPPAVNPLIYSMRNQELRNALRKLLSYILLKHQ, from the coding sequence atgtcCAATAGAAGCGCCATCAGtgagttcctcctgctggcattcgcagacacgcgggagctgcagctcctgcacttcgcgctcttcctgggcatctacctggctgccctcctgggcaacggcctcatcctcaccgccgtagcctgccaccaccgcctccacacccccatgtacttcttcctcctcaacctggccctcctcgacctgggctgcatctccaccactctccccaaagccatggccaatgccctctgggacaccagggccatctcctaTCAAGGATGTGCTGCTCAGGTCTTTCTGTTTGTATTATTGATGTCAGCAGAATATTCCCTTCTCACTGTCATGGCCTATGACCGCTACgctgccatctgcaagcccctgcactacgggagcctcgtgggcagcagagcttgtgcccagatggcagcagctgcctggggcagtggctttctcaatgctgtcctgcacacggccactacattttccctgcccctctgccaaggcaatgctgtggaccagttcttctgtgaaatcccccacatcctcaagctctcctgctcagatgcctacctcagggaagttgGGGCACTtgtatttagtttttctttagcatttggctgttttgttttccttgtgctttcCTATATTCAGATCTTCAGGgcagtgctgaggatgccctctgagcagggccagcacaaagccttttccatgtGCCTCCCTCACGTGGCTGTGGTCTCCCTGTTTGTCAGCACTGCCATGgttgcctacctgaagcccccctccatctcctccccatccctggacctggtatttgcatttttatactcggtgctgcctccagcagtgaaccccctcatctacagcatgaggaaccaggaacTGAGAAATGCGCTAAGGAAATTACTTTCATACATACTTCTGAAGCATCAATAA
- the LOC121063397 gene encoding olfactory receptor 14C36-like, producing MANALWDTRAISYQGCAAQVFLFVCFVGAEFYVLTIMSYDRYVAICKPLHYGSLVGSRACAQMAAAAWGSGFLHAVLHTANLFSLPLCHGNALDQFFCEVPQILKLSCSDSDYFREVGFIAFSFCLGVVCFVFIVLSYIQILRVVLRMPSEHGRHKAFSTCLPHLAVVSLSISTATFAHLKPPFIYSAHLELVVSVLYSVVPPAVNPLIYSIKNQELKHALKKLFQLSSRSS from the coding sequence atggccaatgccctctgggacaccagggccatctcctaTCAAGGATGTGCTGCTCAGGTCTTTCTGTTTGTCTGCTTCGTTGGAGCAGAATTTTATGTTCTCACCATCATGTCCTACGAccgctacgttgccatctgcaagcccctgcactacgggagccttgtgggcagcagagcttgtgcccagatggcagcagctgcctggggcagtggctttctgcACGCTGTGCTGCACACTGCCAATCTATTTTCACTACCTCTTTGCCATGGTAATGCCTTGGACCAGTTCTTCTGCGAAGTgccccagatcctcaagctctcctgctcagactcAGACTACTTCAGGGAAGTTGGGTTCATTGCATTTAGCTTCTGTTTAGgtgttgtttgctttgttttcattgtgctgtCCTATATTCAGATCCTCAGGGtggtgctgaggatgccctctgagcacggccggcacaaagccttttccacgtgcctccccCACCTGGCCGTGGTCTCGCTGTCTATCAGCACTGCCACATTTGCCCACCTGAAGCCCCCCTTCATCTACTCTGCACACCTGGAGCTGGTGGTGTCAGTTCTGTACTCGGTGGTacctccagcagtgaacccaCTCATCTACAGCATAAAGAACCAGGAGCTCAAGCATGCACTGAAGAAGCTGTTTCAGTTGTCTTCCAGAAGCAGTTAG
- the LOC121063411 gene encoding olfactory receptor 14C36-like produces the protein MSNRSAISEFLLLAFADTRELQLLHFALFLGIYLAALLGNGLILTAVACHHRLHTPMYFFLLNLALLDLGCISTTLPKAMANALWDTRAISYQGCAAQVFLFVLLMSAEYSLLTVMAYDRYVAICKPLHYGSLVGSRACAQMAAAAWGSGFLNAVLHTATTFSLPLCQGNAVDQFFCEIPQILKLSCSDAYLREVGALVFSFSLAFGCFLFLVLSDIQIFRAVLRMPSEQGRHKAFSTCLPHVAVVSLFLSTAMVAYLKPPSISSPSQDLVFAFLYSVLPPAVNPLIYSMRNQELRNALRKLLS, from the coding sequence atgtcCAATAGAAGCGCCATCAGtgagttcctcctgctggcattcgcagacacgcgggagctgcagctcctgcacttcgcgctcttcctgggcatctacctggctgccctcctgggcaacggcctcatcctcaccgccgtagcctgccaccaccgcctccacacccccatgtacttcttcctcctcaacctggccctcctcgacctgggctgcatctccaccactctccccaaagccatggccaatgccctctgggacaccagggccatctcctaTCAAGGGTGTGCTGCACAGGTCTTTCTGTTTGTATTATTGATGTCAGCAGAATATTCCCTTCTCACTGTCATGGCCTACGAccgctacgttgccatctgcaagcccctgcactacgggagcctcgtgggcagcagagcttgtgcccagatggcagcagctgcctggggcagtggctttctcaatgctgtcctgcacacggccactacattttccctgcccctctgccaaggcaatgctgtggaccagttcttctgtgaaatcccccagatcctcaagctctcctgctcagatgcctacctcagggaagttgGGGCACTtgtatttagtttttctttagcatttggctgttttcttttccttgtgctttccGATATTCAGATCTTCAGGgcagtgctgaggatgccctctgagcagggccggcacaaagccttttccacgtgcctccctcacgTTGCTGTGGTCTCCCTGTTTCTCAGCACTGCCATGgttgcctacctgaagcccccctccatctcctccccatcccaggACCtggtatttgcatttttgtactcggtgctgcctccagcagtgaaccccctcatctacagcatgaggaaccaggaacTGAGAAATGCACTAAGGAAATTGCTTTCATAG
- the LOC121063396 gene encoding olfactory receptor 14C36-like — protein HRLHTPMYFFLLNLALLDLGSISTTLPKAMANALWDTRAISYQGCAAQVFLFVLLMSAEYSLLTVMAYDRYAAICKPLHYGSLVGSRACAQMAAAAWGSGFLNAVLHTATTFSLPLCQGNAVDQFFCEIPHILKLSCSDAYLREVGLTAISFCLGVGCFLFIVVSYVLIFRAVLRMPCEQGLHKAFSTCLPHLAVVSLSVSTVLFAYLKPPSISSPSLDPVVAVLYSVVPPALNPLIYSMRNKKLKDAVRKILLYMLLHHQ, from the coding sequence caccgcctccacacccccatgtacttcttcctcctcaacctcgccctccttgACCTGGGatccatctccaccactctgcccaaagccatggccaatgccctctgggacaccagggccatctcctaTCAAGGGTGTGCTGCACAGGTCTTTCTGTTTGTATTATTGATGTCAGCAGAATATTCCCTTCTCACTGTCATGGCCTATGACCGCTACgctgccatctgcaagcccctgcactacgggagcctcgtgggcagcagagcttgtgcccagatggcagcagctgcctggggcagtggctttctcaatgctgtcctgcacacggccactacattttccctgcccctctgccaaggcaatgctgtggaccagttcttctgtgaaatcccccatatcctcaagctctcctgctcagatgcctacctcagggaagttgGGCTTACTGCAATCAGCTTCTGTTTAGGTGTtggttgtttccttttcattgtgGTGTCCTATGTGCTGATCTTCAGGGcggtgctgaggatgccctgTGAGCAGGGcctgcacaaagccttttccacgtgcctaCCTCACCTGGCCGTGGTCTCCCTGTCTGTCAGCACTGTCCtgtttgcctacctgaagcccccctccatctcttccccatccctggacccggtggtggcagttctgtactcggtggtgcctccagcactgaaccccctcatctacagcatgaggaacaagAAGCTCAAAGATGCAGTGAGGAAAATACTTCTATACATGCTTCTTCATCATCAGTAA